From the genome of Oryza glaberrima chromosome 1, OglaRS2, whole genome shotgun sequence:
GTTTCTGTGCAGTTCAGAGTAGAAATTAAAATGGATTATCCTGTCGAAGCAATCCCTTGACCGTTCGATGTGGGCTAAACTGGCCGCATAAGTTCACTATTTAGAACATACTATGCGCATACTAACGCTATGGCGATATAGTAGAACCCAtgttattaaaattttatttcattaaaaaTACTCAGTTAATTTAATTTAGGtttgcttttgtgatttttttaagcaagaTTGCCATATTGATTAGTTGGCAGTTATAGTTAAtcttgctccttttttttttcaaaactaaaGCATCAGATGTCAAAGGTCCAGATAGCTGAAATATATGGGAGCTAGCTCATGATATGATACAAAAGCAGAAATCTAATTttatatatgcattatatattgacttcatatatcatatattagtTATACATTGCAATATGACCAAAGTTATGGATCACATCAATCACCACATTTAGCACTGACAAAACAAATGTAGaaagttactccctctgtcctataaaATACCAATCTAGTATCAgatatgacatatcctaatactacgaatcttaTACACGGAGATCAGTATTGTAGTATTAAGTTGTGTCACATCTGGtactagattagttttttatgggatagagagagtagAAACGATTCAGTTTACAAAACCAATTGGCCTTGACTTTTAGGCTAGTAAAAAACTATTGTAAAAAGAATATGATACAACACCAAGTCAATACTTCTACGATTGCCGCTTGAGGCCAATCTCACCAATAAATACGCGGTAGACCTCTTGGAGCTCAACCTCCGTGGCAGTTCCAACACCGTCCCTCCTCAACAGTGCCCCCAAGTAATAATATGATTCAAAAGAAATTAGAGTATTATACTCAAATTTCTGAAGAAAGTGCAGGATAAAATAGGGAATGCATAGTGAAAATAAACATATGATTCCTATATATAAACAATTTCAGTGATACATCAATGCTGAAAGTTCGACATAAAATAGAAACAAGTACAAAAATATTTCAGAGTTTAGTGTGGTGATTACGTTTAAACTTTGCATGCTCCAAGATAACAAAGAAAGTGTGTATACACTAATCAACCTGTACACATACTGTGACATGAAAGCTCTATGACTTTAGTGGGTTGATTCTTCCATGGATCCTGCATGCACAAATAAAGCAAGAATAAGTGATTAGGAGCTGAATGCAAACATCAAGCATACCAgcaaaataaaactaattaatcaTATAATCCTAAAGGCAAGCAAACTACATCCAGCGCACCAGGATTAATGCATACACCTAGCAGTACCAGGCCATCAAGATTGATATCTTGCAAATTGTATACCTAATGTGGTTACAAGTTCGTCTGAATTAAAGAAATTTTACGTTGTGatttaaacatatataccaGTTGCAAAGTGAAATGTTCTAACCgggaagaaaaagactaattgAAATGAGAAACAGATGTGAAAAACTCGATCTGATGTTGAGGAGGCTAGACGCTGGTAGCAACATTCTGAGATTAAATTCAACAGCAATATATGAATTAGTTGATTCAACCGTAACTGTTGTCATACAGATTTAgtttattactctctccgttttagactataagtcgttttgacttgatcaaagtcaaactactttatattttatgtttgatcaagtttgtaaaaaaaggTACCATTTTTAGGAGTTGGCTTGTTGTTTTGGTTGTGCTCTCAGTCCTTGTGAAAGTCTAGCTATCTCTATCTCAGGCTGAGCTCCTGCTTTTGTTCTTTGATTTAGAGTTGTTTTAGAGCTGGTACTTAGAATCCTGAGTTTTATTCTGAAGGTCTGAGGCTGTGCCCTCTCTGTGCTGTAAAACTGTGACTGGGTTTTACCCAGCGCACCCCCCGTTTGGGCTTTCAATATAAGCTGGGTATCTGACCTTTCTCTAAAAAAACTTTGACCGaagttaaacgacttataatctgaaacagaggaagtagtgtTTAAGTATGAAATGTTAGTTGACAGAAACGTGCCACACATCCTACTTAACTGGTGATATTTACTCTCCAACATCAAAAGAATCAACACATTACGAGGGAGAAAGCAGAAACCACATGAAACTCACCACAAAAGAACCATGAAGCATCATATGACTAATATAAACACACAAAGTTGCTTTaagatatattataatagaataCACCTCTAAATCCAAAAGTTATCTAAAGAAGACGGTAGCCAGAAGTGCCCTATTTCTAAAGTGGGCACAATTTTGATAAACTTGAAGAACCCTTCTTAGCATACTTTGTTCAGGCTAGGGCTGACATCCTTCCTGTTGGAATTCTGTTGACGTTATTACTTTCATCAGGGAGTCCCATCGCATATTTCACAATTGCTACAGTCCTAAGGAATGGTGTTGCTATCCACATCAATATGAAGAAGGGCTGCATGACTACAATTATGGACAGTGCCACCAACAATTCGTACTCCTTGAGCGCAGTAACTATGCCAAAAATGTAGAGAAGCACCGTCGTAGCCATGTATAAAGTCtgcaaagaaagaaataacAGGTAAAGTGAGCGACCATTCACTGGGACTCCAAGATaagaaaatcaaagaaaattaTACATGATTGAGGTACAAACTAAACAACTACTACTAAATAACAAGGGAAAATTGGTTCTATCACATCAAAGATTATAGAAATATGATGATAACCAAACTTCATGGTGCACTATAATAATAGCACCGAAAGATGATGAAAT
Proteins encoded in this window:
- the LOC127770107 gene encoding uncharacterized protein LOC127770107 produces the protein MKSGKPTKVRILGGLRYAPPDGLVVNNALLAALIRVVYTLYMATTVLLYIFGIVTALKEYELLVALSIIVVMQPFFILMWIATPFLRTVAIVKYAMGLPDESNNVNRIPTGRMSALA